From Planifilum fimeticola, the proteins below share one genomic window:
- a CDS encoding ABC transporter ATP-binding protein has protein sequence MGELWIRGVSKRFGRVLALDEVDIRVNNQEFFVLFGPTGAGKTTLLNIVAGIHVPDQGQVYLNGRSIDHLEPNERDVAMVFENYALYPHLNVFENIASPLFSPRYRKSNVEAKEEVLRVARLLDIFSLLDRYPAELSNGQRQRVALGRALVRRPEVFLMDEPLVHLDAKLRHQMRAELKEIQNKSLDTTTIYVTHDYREALSLGDRIAVINRGRIEQVGSPEEVYHRPASEFVARAFGDPEMNILEAELVEDAGRLHLNLFGKPGHFPVPDEVRKAMLKHSSSSVKVGFRPKHIRFYPEDPEGNHVAARVYSFEPLGETAVLIAEAGDRRIRLLASSEHAWKIDQPVHLEFDMNRALFFDASSGKLLAPSGERKEDVVWRN, from the coding sequence ATGGGCGAACTGTGGATCCGAGGGGTTTCCAAGCGCTTTGGCAGGGTTTTGGCGTTGGATGAGGTGGATATCCGGGTGAACAACCAGGAATTCTTCGTCCTGTTCGGGCCGACGGGGGCGGGAAAGACCACCCTGTTGAATATCGTCGCCGGAATCCACGTTCCGGATCAGGGCCAGGTGTACCTGAACGGCCGTTCCATCGATCACCTGGAGCCGAACGAGCGGGATGTGGCCATGGTGTTTGAGAATTACGCGTTATACCCGCATCTCAATGTGTTTGAGAATATCGCGTCACCTCTCTTCAGCCCGAGATACAGGAAATCGAACGTGGAAGCGAAGGAGGAGGTGCTGCGCGTCGCCCGCCTGCTGGACATTTTTTCTCTGTTGGACCGGTATCCCGCGGAGCTTTCCAACGGACAGCGGCAGCGGGTGGCCCTCGGAAGGGCGTTGGTGCGCCGTCCGGAGGTCTTCTTGATGGATGAACCCCTGGTCCATCTCGATGCGAAGCTGCGGCACCAGATGCGGGCGGAGCTGAAGGAGATCCAGAACAAAAGCCTGGACACCACCACCATCTACGTGACCCATGATTACCGGGAAGCGCTCAGTCTGGGGGATCGCATCGCCGTGATCAACCGGGGACGCATTGAACAGGTCGGCAGCCCCGAGGAGGTTTATCACCGGCCCGCTTCGGAGTTTGTGGCGAGGGCTTTCGGCGATCCGGAGATGAACATTCTTGAAGCGGAGCTCGTGGAAGACGCGGGGCGCCTGCATTTGAATCTGTTCGGAAAACCCGGGCACTTCCCCGTGCCCGATGAAGTCCGAAAGGCGATGCTTAAGCACTCTTCCTCATCGGTCAAGGTGGGCTTTCGACCCAAGCACATCCGCTTTTACCCGGAGGATCCGGAGGGGAATCATGTGGCTGCCAGGGTCTACAGTTTTGAACCCCTGGGCGAAACGGCCGTCCTCATCGCCGAAGCGGGCGACCGGCGAATCCGTTTGCTGGCTTCTTCGGAGCACGCTTGGAAAATCGACCAGCCCGTCCACCTGGAATTCGACATGAACCGGGCGCTCTTTTTCGACGCCTCCTCCGGGAAGCTGCTCGCCCCGTCGGGAGAAAGGAAGGAGGATGTGGTGTGGCGGAACTGA
- a CDS encoding carbohydrate ABC transporter permease, with protein sequence MKAVAETGRALPSAERVNIPRTRRYRPYLILLPAFLLTAGILYPFGVAIYYSLTNFSFKYEKFSFVGLENWVDMFRDPGFWHSLWITAKYALLATGAEMVIGVGIALLLNRETRLARSLRIVLIFPLMIAPVIATLIWQLMINYSVGVIGHGLRWIGITDFTWAADPDTALFTVVLIDAWVYTPFVILLTLAGLRSLPKAPFESAMIDGGSAWFTFRNLTLPMILPFLLIALVFRLMVSLQEFSIIFALTSGGPGDTLMTLPLTAYTEGFTYKELGYALPHMLVLWLIVFIASRILIKYWSRAQGRASGVEEGTT encoded by the coding sequence GTGAAGGCAGTGGCGGAAACGGGCCGGGCGCTTCCGTCGGCGGAAAGGGTGAACATTCCGCGGACGCGGCGGTACCGGCCGTACCTGATCCTGTTGCCGGCTTTTCTGTTGACCGCCGGAATCTTGTACCCCTTTGGGGTGGCCATTTACTATTCGCTGACCAACTTCTCTTTCAAATACGAGAAATTTTCCTTCGTCGGTCTGGAAAACTGGGTGGACATGTTTCGGGATCCGGGATTTTGGCACAGCTTGTGGATTACGGCCAAATACGCTCTGCTGGCCACCGGGGCGGAGATGGTGATCGGGGTGGGCATCGCCCTGCTGCTGAATCGGGAGACCCGGTTGGCCCGCTCGCTTCGCATCGTGTTGATCTTTCCGCTGATGATCGCTCCGGTGATCGCCACCCTGATCTGGCAGTTGATGATCAATTACTCCGTCGGCGTCATCGGTCATGGATTGCGATGGATCGGGATCACCGATTTCACCTGGGCCGCCGATCCGGACACCGCCTTGTTCACGGTGGTGCTGATCGACGCCTGGGTATACACGCCCTTTGTGATTCTGCTCACCCTTGCGGGGTTGCGATCCCTGCCGAAAGCGCCCTTTGAATCGGCCATGATCGACGGGGGATCGGCATGGTTTACCTTCAGGAACCTGACCCTTCCGATGATCCTGCCGTTTTTGCTGATCGCCCTGGTTTTCCGCTTGATGGTCTCTCTTCAGGAGTTCTCGATCATCTTCGCCTTGACCAGCGGGGGGCCCGGAGACACGCTGATGACGCTTCCCCTGACGGCCTATACGGAAGGGTTCACCTATAAGGAACTGGGCTACGCCCTTCCGCACATGCTGGTCCTCTGGCTGATCGTGTTCATCGCCAGCCGGATCCTGATCAAATATTGGAGCCGAGCCCAGGGACGGGCGTCCGGCGTGGAGGAGGGGACGACGTGA
- a CDS encoding carbohydrate ABC transporter permease has translation MKERMRKWFADFLLLVYAVFALFPLLWMLLISFKHDREMYTTTFIFSPTLENYRILFVKGDYISYFLNNLWVSSGAVLLSILVGVPAAYALARFKFRGRESIAFTFLSFRFAPEIMVILPLFLIYQRFGLYDTYWGIIWVYQLLTLPLIIWVLRGYFEEIPPEIEHAARLDGYSWFRVFLKTLVPLVKPGLVASALLSFIFAWNSFTFPLLLAGQNVVTTTVAALQYLSSDTVHYGQMAAAVTISILPEVVLALFIQKHLVRGLSFGAVKG, from the coding sequence GTGAAGGAACGGATGCGGAAATGGTTCGCCGATTTCCTGTTGTTGGTTTATGCGGTCTTTGCCCTGTTTCCCCTGCTCTGGATGCTGCTGATTTCCTTCAAGCATGACCGGGAGATGTACACCACGACTTTCATCTTTTCACCGACCCTGGAAAACTACCGGATCTTGTTTGTGAAGGGAGATTACATCAGCTACTTTTTGAACAACTTATGGGTCAGCTCCGGTGCGGTTCTCCTGTCCATTCTGGTGGGGGTTCCCGCGGCGTACGCCCTGGCGCGGTTCAAGTTTCGGGGGCGGGAATCGATCGCCTTCACCTTTCTCTCCTTCCGGTTTGCGCCGGAGATCATGGTGATTCTCCCCCTGTTTCTCATCTACCAACGGTTCGGGCTGTACGACACCTACTGGGGGATCATCTGGGTGTATCAATTGCTCACCCTCCCGTTGATCATCTGGGTTCTGAGGGGATATTTCGAGGAGATTCCTCCCGAAATCGAGCACGCGGCGAGGCTGGACGGCTATTCCTGGTTCCGCGTGTTCCTGAAAACCCTCGTTCCCCTGGTGAAGCCGGGATTGGTCGCATCCGCCCTTTTGTCCTTCATCTTCGCGTGGAACAGCTTCACCTTTCCCTTGTTGCTCGCGGGGCAGAACGTGGTGACGACCACGGTGGCCGCCCTGCAGTATCTCTCTTCCGATACCGTGCATTACGGTCAGATGGCGGCTGCGGTGACGATTTCCATATTGCCGGAGGTGGTTTTGGCCCTCTTTATCCAAAAGCATCTGGTCAGGGGCTTGAGCTTCGGCGCGGTGAAAGGCTGA